The genome window CCGTATTCGGGTCGTCGGGAATATCGAGGCAGCCGTAGGTCATGAGGATTGCAATTGCAAAAACCGCCCCGCACGCCAGGCGGAACCCTCCAAACATGCCTGCGGAAAGTTTTCGCAGGCTGTAGCGTTCTTTTTTCTCCACTGGTAATAAATGTAATAAAAGTGGAAAGCGATTTTGTTCAGTGGGTGAACTGTAACGTTTGTGATTAACTATATTCCCTTGTATGAGTAAGGAAAACTTCGAGTACAAAAACGCGATGGAGCGCCTTGAGGCGATTCTTGAACGCATCGACAATTCCGAAATGGAAATCGACGAGCTTGCTGGCAATGTTCAGGAAGCGACAGAACTCTTGAAGAAGTGCCGTCAGATTCTGCTTTCTACGGAAAAAAGCGTTCAGGGAGCACTGGAAAGCCTGGACGGGGAAGCGGATGCCTGATTTTGGCGACATTCCTGCTATCGAGGCTCAGGGCCTTTCTGTCAAGTTCCCGGTACGCGGCGGTGTGCTGGGCAAGGTGAAGGATTATTTTACCGCAGTCGACGGAGTGTCCTTCACGTTGGAACAGGGAAAAATCCTGAGCGTGGTGGGCGAGTCGGGCTGCGGCAAGTCGACTCTGGTGAAGTCTCTGGTGGGGCTTGTGCCGCTTGCTTCGGGCAGCGTGAAGGTTTTCGGACGCGAGGCGCATGGCGGCAAGCTGGCTCCCGACGCTCAGGGCAAGGCCGCCCGCGTTTGCGACATGATGCAGATGGTGTTCCAGGATCCGTACAGCAGCCTGAACCCGCGGCAGACCGTAGAAGAAATTCTCACGGCCCCGCTCATGGCCCGGAAGGTGCCGTTTGAAGAAGCGAAGGCCCGAGCTTACGAGCTGATGGACCGCGTTTCCATTCCGCATTCGGCGCTCGCGAAGTTTCCGCATGAATTTTCCGGAGGCCAGAGGCAGCGCCTGTGCATCGCGCGCAGCCTGATGGTTAAGCCCAAGATTCTGCTTTGTGACGAGGTTACCAGCGCTCTCGATGTTTCTGTGCAGGCGCAAATACTTCACCTGCTCAACGATTTGCGTATCGATCTTGGCCTGAGCATCCTGTTCATCAGTCACGATATGCAGGTGGTGCGCGCCCTTTCCGATGATGTGCTGGTGATGTACTTCGGGCATGTCGTAGAGCGGGGAGCCGCAAACGAAGTGCTCGTGAACCCGCAGCACGAATACACCAAGAAGTTGCTTTCGTGTGTTCCTGTAATCAGGCGATAAGGCCTAGTGCCCGCGCTTGCATTTGACGCCGATGGTCTTGACCAGGCGATCCTGGTTCGTATCGAACTTGTCGTATGCGAATTCTTCCACATAGACGGCCTTGCAGTCAAAGAATTTCTCGCTGTACACGAGATTCATTTTCGACGAGTAGTGGTCGATGGTCATGCGGAAACTCTTGAGGTACTCGTTCTTGATGCAGGTTGTGACGAGATAATCCTCGAACTCGTCAAAGGATATTTCGACGATGGTGAATACGTCGCTCGTATTTTCCTTGAGGAATCTTATCTTGCGGCAACGAGCAGAAAGGTTGTTGGCGAGTTCTTTGAACTCTTCCGCCTTGTCGGGTAGCACGTTGTCGAATTGTATTTTGATAGTAAAAAGGTACGCTTTTGCCAGTTCGGGAAGATCTTGTCTGTCTTTCATAGCAATAGTACCTCTTTCTTTATAGAAAATAAGCTGACGGGGGGAGGATAGTTTATCTAAACATCCTTCACTGAATCTAAACAAATAAAAACGGCAAGTCAATAGGAACTTGCCGTTGCAATTATGTTTTTATTCTTTCACGTGGAAGTAGTCGACTTCGGGGTGGCTGATGTAGAGACCGCTGACGGAAGCCTGCGGGTACATGGCACCGTTCTCGGTGAGGCTGATGCCCACGCTTGTAAAGTCGATGAGCTTCGCGACGTTGAAGATTTCCTTGATATTCGGGAGTACGGGGTAGCCGACGGCCGGGCGGATGCCCTTCCAGTTGCTTGTGCGGGCGAGTTTCTGGCTCAAGTATTCTGCGCCGGCTTCGGCCAGGCGGTCGGCGACGGTTTGCATCAAGAGAACGTCGTAGTCGCTGCCGCCCTGTTCGGCCTTCAACTTTTCGAGGCGCTTCACGAAGGCGTCGCTTACGGTGACGGCGAAGGCGCCCACGATGTCGCGGAATACATCTTTACCGGCGGGAGCGGCGAATACGCTTGCGGTGTTTGCGTTAGCGGGCGCCACGTAGTCGCAGAGGGCGAGGCAGGTGCCTTCGGGATTCTGCTGACGGGCGGTGCTGACTTCTACAAAGTCGGCGTCGGTGCCAGTGCGGCCCGTGTTAAAGAGGACAGAGTTCTCGGTACCGGCGGCGGGGTAGAAGGCTTGCACGGCCCGGAGAGCGTACTCGGGTTTGCAAAGGCTCTTGATGAGTGCTTCGGCGTCGGCCTTGAGCTTCTTGGCTTCTTCTTCTTCGGGTTTGATTTTCCAGGTGAAGAAGAAGTATTCCCAGCTGATGAGCGGAATGACTTTTTCGAGCGCGATGGGCGGGAGTTTGCTTTCGCCCATGAACGGCGGTTCCACGGGCTGGTACTTGCTCCAGTCGCACATATAGCGGCGTTCGACCGGAGTTTTTTCGGCGGCGGCGATGGCGTTCGCGGCTTCGGTCTTGATGCCGTTTTGCTTGTCGCGGATGCGCTGCTGCTCTTCGCGGTTTTCTTGAATGGTCTGTTCGCTGGTGGCCGGGTCCAAAAGCTTTTGCACGAGGCCCGGGTTGCTCGCGGCGTCGCGCACGTGGAATACGGGGCCGTCGTAGCACGGGGCAATCTTCACGGCCGTATGCGTGGGCGAAGTGGTTGCGCCGCCGACGATAATCGGGATGCGCTGGCCAGCATCCTGCATGGCCTTCGCCACGGTGCACATTTCTTCGAGCGACGGGGTGATGAGTCCGGAGAGGCTCAGGATGTCGGCCTTGTTCTCGATGACCGCCTTCACGATCACATCTTCGGGAACCATCACGCCGAGGTCCACCATGTCGTAGCCGTTACAGGCCATAATCACGGAGACGATATTCTTGCCGATATCGTGCACGTCGCCCTTCACGGTCGCAATCACGATCTTGCCGCGGCTAGAAGCGTTAGCATCCTTACCGGCTTCAATGTATGGCTGCAAGATTTCCACGGCCTTCTTCATAGTACGTGCGGTCTTCACCACCTGCGGCAAGAACATCTTGCCTTCGCCAAAGCGGCGGCCCACTTCGTTCATGCCGTCCATGAGCGGGCCCGAGATGATTCGCACCGGGCTATCGCCGCGGTTGATGAGTTCCATCAAGTCGGGTTGCAGGGTAGTAGAAGTTCCTTTGAGCAATGCTTCTTGCAAACGTTCTTCAGGCGTGGTTTGGGCCTGTGCGGAACTGACGGCGTTGTCGCCGGCGTCA of Fibrobacter sp. contains these proteins:
- the xseB gene encoding exodeoxyribonuclease VII small subunit, whose product is MSKENFEYKNAMERLEAILERIDNSEMEIDELAGNVQEATELLKKCRQILLSTEKSVQGALESLDGEADA
- a CDS encoding ATP-binding cassette domain-containing protein — encoded protein: MPDFGDIPAIEAQGLSVKFPVRGGVLGKVKDYFTAVDGVSFTLEQGKILSVVGESGCGKSTLVKSLVGLVPLASGSVKVFGREAHGGKLAPDAQGKAARVCDMMQMVFQDPYSSLNPRQTVEEILTAPLMARKVPFEEAKARAYELMDRVSIPHSALAKFPHEFSGGQRQRLCIARSLMVKPKILLCDEVTSALDVSVQAQILHLLNDLRIDLGLSILFISHDMQVVRALSDDVLVMYFGHVVERGAANEVLVNPQHEYTKKLLSCVPVIRR